The genomic window AGCCGGGGGAGCCCCACCGGTACGGTCGCCGGCGGCTCCCGGTTCTCGCCGATCGCCCGCAGCGCCGCCACGAACGCGTCCTTCCCGGGATCGATCGTCGTCGTGATGATGTCGTTGTAGGCGTTGCGGAGCGCGGTCTGGCGGGCCGTCCACACGTCCTGGTAGCTGGCGAGCTCGTCGGTGACGTAGACGGCGTCGCCGGTCTGCAGGCGCCGGAGGTCGCGCTCGCCCTCCCGCCAGCTCTCGCGCAGGGTGTTGACGGGCGTGCGGACCGAGTCGAGCACGCCGAGGTAGTCGGTGATGGGCCGCTCGAACCAGCGCAGCCGCGTCGCCGCGGTGTTGGCGTGCTGCGAGACCGTGCTCACGACCCGGGTGGCGGCCTCCGCGGTGAGCCCGCGGTTGCCGGTCTCGAGCGCGGCGGCGCTGCCCCGCACCGGGGTGGCGATGCCGTCGACGGTGGTGGCGTCGGCGCTGAGCGCGTCCCACAGCGCGCCGAGCTGCTCGAGGTTGTCGGGGTACTTGAAGGTCGCCTCGCCGGGCAGCGGGAACTCGGATTCGGCGCTCATCGGCCGCCGGGACTCTCGGTGGGGCCGGTCGTCGGGATCTCACCAGGCAGCGGCGGGTAGAGCCAGGGCGTCTGGAACTGGGGCGTGTAGAACTGGCCGGGGTAGTTGTAGAGCATCGGGTGGCGGGCGTGGCGGGTGTCGTAGTCGCCGCCGTCGACGAAGATGGAGTAGCCGTTGTCGGTGTAGAGCCACACGCCGGCTGCCGTCTTCACCCGGTAGGCGACCTGCTCCGCCTCCTGCTGGACGGTGGAGAGCTCCGTCTGGCACCCGCGGAGGGCCCCGGTCAGCGCCTCCTTGATCGACGGGCTCGTCGCCGCGGCGGCGTGGTCGAGCAGGGTCCACGCGACCTCGGAGACGTCCCAGGCGGCGCGGCAGGCGGCCTTGGCCGCCTGGGTGAAGGACGACGGATCGTGCTGGAGGGGCGGGACCATCAACCCCGGGTATGCGTCCACGGGTGCCGGAAACCGCGGGATTCCTCGCCGTCGGGCTGCGAGGGGCCGACGAACCCGCTGCTACAGTCGCCGGGCCATGGCTGCGACCACCACGAACGATCTGAAGCGGGGGATGACCCTGAACCTGCCGGAGGGCCTCTTCCAGGTGGTCGACTTCCAGCACGTGAAGCCGGGCAAGGGACCGGCGTTCGTGCGCACCACGCTCCGCAACGTCCGCAACGGCAGCCAGCAGGACCGCACGTTCCGGGCCGGCGAGGGCGTCGAGCAGGCGATCGTGGAGAAGAACGAGATGCAGTTCCTCTACCGCGACGGCGACGACTACGTCTTCATGGACAACACCAGCTACGAGCAGGTGCAGGTCGGTCCGACCTCGCTGGGTGACGCCGCCAACTACGTGGTCGACGGGGCCACGATGCAGCTCCAGTTCTACAACGGCGAGATCATCGGCACCGAGCTGCCGGCCGCCGTGGAGCTGACGGTCGCCGAGACCGAGCCGGGCATCCAGGGCGACCGGGTATCGGGTGCCCGCAAGCCCGCCACGCTGGAGACCGGCCTCGTCGTGCAGGTGCCGCTGTTCGTCAACCAGGGCGAGCGCATCAAGGTCGACACGCGCACCGGCGAATACCTCACCCGCGCCTGACGATGTCCGACCTCCAACCGAGCGACGTCGAGCTGCGCCGCGCGGCCCGGGAGCGGGCGCTCGAGCTGCTGTACGAGGCGGAGGCCAAGGCGATCGACGTCGACGACGTGGTCGGCGCCCTGCCCCTGCCCCCCGACCCGCTGGCGTTGGAGCTGGTCCGGGGCGTCGCCGCCCACCGGTCCGAGATCGACGAGATGCTCACCCGGCGCGTCGCCCCCCGCTGGTCGCTCAAGCGGCTCGCCGCGGTCGACCGGGCGATCCTGCGCCTGGGCACCTACGAGCTGCTCGGCGCCCCCGACCGGTCACAGGCCGTGATCATCAACGAGGCCGTGGTGCTGGCCCGGCGCTTCGGCACCGACGACTCGCCCCGCTTCGTCAACGGCGTCCTCGCCGCGGTCGCCGACGAGGTCCGCCCGACCGAGGTCAAGGACGAGCCGCCCGAGCCGACCTCGTTGCCCCCGGGTGACCGGGAGGTCGACGCGGTGATCATCGACCTCGACGGCGTCATCCGCCACTGGCAGGAGGACGACGTCCCCGCCGCCGAGCAGGAGCTGGGCCTGCCCAAGCGGAGCATCTCGGGTGCGGCCTTCGAGCCGGATCGGCTGGAGCGGGCCATGCGGGGCGAGCTGACGGCCGAGGAGTGGTACGCCGAGGTCGGCGACGCCGTGGCCGCCGCGCACGGTGGCGATGCCGCCGCGGTCGCGAAGGCGTTCGAGGAGGTGGGTTGGCGCATCGACGAGTCGGTGCTCGACCTCCTCGACTGGGTGCGCGACACCACCGGGGTGCCGGTGGTGCTGCTGTCCAACGCCAGCACCCGCCTGATCCCCGACCTGCTGGTGTCGGGCATGACCAGCCACTTCAACGAGATCGTCGGCTCGGCCGACATCGGTGTGACCAAGCCGGACGCCCGCGCCTTCGAGGCTGCGGCCGACGCAGCCGGGGTCCCGGTGGAGCGCTGCGTCCTCGTCGACGACACGCCGGCGAACGTCGCGGCCGCCGCGGCGCTGGGCATGCGGACCATCGCCTTCGACGGCCCCGGGCTGCTCGAGGACGAGCTCCGGCGGCTCGGTCTCCTGCCGGTCGTCGACCACGGGGGGTGACGGGAACTCCGGTGCCGAAGTGGTACGGTCACCGCCTGACCGTGAAGCGGGCCCGGAGAGACCCGTACGGACAGAGAGGGGAGGATCCCCAGTGGCCGACCGCGAACGACGCAGCACGCCCCCTTTCGGGGGCGTTTTCGTTAGTCGGAGCCAGGTCCTCGATGCGGACGACGTGCGGCGGGCGATCTGGCGGATGGCCCACGAGATCATCGAGGCCAACCACGGCCTCGACAATGTGGTCGTCGTGGGCCTGCAGACCGGCGGCGTGCCGTTCTCCGTCGAGCTGGCCCAGGCGCTGGAGAAGATCGACGGCACCTCGCCGCCCACCGGCACGCTCGACGTCGCCTTCCACCGCGACGACATCGGCCTCCGCCCCGTGCTGCCCTCTGCGGTCACGGAGATGCCGTTCGACCTCAACGGCCGGGTGGTCGTGCTGGTCGACGACGTGCTGTTCACCGGCCGCACCATCCGGGCCGCGCTCGACGCCGTCCACTCCTACGGCCGCCCCCGGGCCGTGCAGCTGGCGGTGATGGTCGACCGGGGCCACCGGGAGCTGCCCATCCGCCCCGACTACGTCGGCAAGAACTTGCCGACCCGCCGCGACGAGGTGGTCAACGCCACCGTCGACGGCGTCGACCTGGGCGAGATGTACAAGGGGCATTCTTGAAGCATCTGCTGAGCATCGCCGAGCTCGACTCCTCCGAGCTCGACCACCTGCTCGGCCTCA from Acidimicrobiales bacterium includes these protein-coding regions:
- the pyrR gene encoding bifunctional pyr operon transcriptional regulator/uracil phosphoribosyltransferase PyrR, which codes for MADRERRSTPPFGGVFVSRSQVLDADDVRRAIWRMAHEIIEANHGLDNVVVVGLQTGGVPFSVELAQALEKIDGTSPPTGTLDVAFHRDDIGLRPVLPSAVTEMPFDLNGRVVVLVDDVLFTGRTIRAALDAVHSYGRPRAVQLAVMVDRGHRELPIRPDYVGKNLPTRRDEVVNATVDGVDLGEMYKGHS
- the nusB gene encoding transcription antitermination factor NusB, giving the protein MSDLQPSDVELRRAARERALELLYEAEAKAIDVDDVVGALPLPPDPLALELVRGVAAHRSEIDEMLTRRVAPRWSLKRLAAVDRAILRLGTYELLGAPDRSQAVIINEAVVLARRFGTDDSPRFVNGVLAAVADEVRPTEVKDEPPEPTSLPPGDREVDAVIIDLDGVIRHWQEDDVPAAEQELGLPKRSISGAAFEPDRLERAMRGELTAEEWYAEVGDAVAAAHGGDAAAVAKAFEEVGWRIDESVLDLLDWVRDTTGVPVVLLSNASTRLIPDLLVSGMTSHFNEIVGSADIGVTKPDARAFEAAADAAGVPVERCVLVDDTPANVAAAAALGMRTIAFDGPGLLEDELRRLGLLPVVDHGG
- the efp gene encoding elongation factor P, which translates into the protein MAATTTNDLKRGMTLNLPEGLFQVVDFQHVKPGKGPAFVRTTLRNVRNGSQQDRTFRAGEGVEQAIVEKNEMQFLYRDGDDYVFMDNTSYEQVQVGPTSLGDAANYVVDGATMQLQFYNGEIIGTELPAAVELTVAETEPGIQGDRVSGARKPATLETGLVVQVPLFVNQGERIKVDTRTGEYLTRA